In Streptomyces sp. NBC_01717, one DNA window encodes the following:
- a CDS encoding alpha-mannosidase: MHDDRTLVEARLKRVLDERIRPAVHPESVPLDVAVWTAPGEPVPVAEGLAAPTVPIAVGDRWGAPWGTSWFRVSGTVPQAWAGRTVEALLDLGFDENMPGFQCEGLVHRPDGTPVKGLNPRNQWVRIGAPVAGGEDVLLHIEAASNPVILDYHPFLPTQLGDKETAGSEPQYTLARMDLAVFDENVWNLVQDLEVLGELMAELPVEGARRWDVLRAVGRALDRVDLQDVNGTAAAARAELATVLAAPAEPSAHRISAVGHAHIDSAWLWPLRETVRKVARTTSNMTALLEDEPDFVFAMSQAQQFAWIKEHRPEVYAKVKKAVSDGRFVPSGGMWVESDTNMPGSEAMARQFVHGKRFFLDEFGVENDEAWLPDTFGFAAGLPQIIKAAGSKWLLTQKISWSQTNKFPHHTFQWEGIDGTRIFTHFPPVDTYNCSMKGSEIAHAAKNFKDKGVARHSLAPTGWGDGGGGTTREMVAKAARMRSLEGSATVTWETPAEFFTKAEAEYPNAPVWVGELYLELHRATLTSQARTKQGNRRSEHLLREAELWAATAAVRNGFPYPYAELDRIWKTVLLHQFHDILPGSSIAWVHREAEKTYAAVADELNGIVAAAQRALAGDPASGELLVFNSAPHTRGGVPAGGAGAVTLGSPGRLAPREAGGYVLDNGLLQVEIDGRGLVVSAYDIGAERETVAPGQAANLLQIHPDFPNMWDAWDVDAFYRNTVTDLTELDELTPVEDEGAVGVRIVRSFGDSQVTQVLTLAPGAKRLDIDTEVDWHETEKFLKAAFPLDIHAERYASETQFGHFYRATHTNTSWEAAKFEACNHRFVHLEEPGWGVALVNDSTYGHDVTRTVRDSTAGTTTTVRVSLLRAPRFPDPETDQGVHRFRHALAPGAAIGDAVREGFRINLPERRVTGDRVVAPLVTVDNDAVVVSAVKLADDASGDVVVRLYESTGGRARVRLGTGFEFADPKLTDLLERPLAEGNAPVRVDGGVQLSLRPFELVTVRLTRR; encoded by the coding sequence ATGCATGACGACCGCACTCTGGTCGAAGCGCGCCTGAAGCGCGTACTCGACGAGCGCATCCGGCCCGCCGTCCACCCGGAGTCCGTACCGCTGGACGTCGCCGTCTGGACGGCGCCCGGTGAGCCAGTCCCCGTCGCCGAGGGCCTCGCGGCCCCGACCGTACCCATCGCGGTCGGCGACCGGTGGGGCGCGCCCTGGGGCACCAGTTGGTTCCGGGTCTCCGGAACCGTCCCGCAGGCATGGGCGGGCCGCACCGTCGAGGCGCTCCTCGACCTCGGCTTCGACGAGAACATGCCCGGCTTCCAGTGCGAAGGCCTGGTCCACCGGCCCGACGGCACCCCGGTGAAGGGCCTCAACCCGCGCAATCAGTGGGTGCGCATCGGCGCCCCGGTCGCGGGCGGCGAGGACGTGCTGCTGCACATCGAGGCCGCCTCCAATCCGGTCATACTCGACTACCACCCCTTTCTGCCGACGCAGCTCGGTGACAAGGAGACCGCGGGCAGCGAACCGCAGTACACCCTCGCCCGGATGGACCTCGCGGTCTTCGACGAGAACGTGTGGAACCTCGTCCAGGACCTGGAGGTGCTCGGCGAACTCATGGCGGAACTTCCGGTCGAGGGCGCCCGCCGCTGGGACGTCCTGCGTGCCGTCGGCCGCGCTCTCGACAGGGTCGACCTGCAGGACGTGAACGGCACCGCGGCCGCCGCCCGCGCCGAGCTGGCCACGGTGCTCGCGGCACCCGCCGAGCCGTCCGCCCACCGGATCAGCGCCGTCGGTCACGCGCACATCGACTCCGCCTGGCTGTGGCCGCTGCGTGAGACGGTCCGCAAGGTCGCCCGTACGACCTCCAACATGACGGCCCTGCTGGAGGACGAACCCGACTTCGTCTTCGCGATGTCGCAGGCCCAGCAGTTCGCCTGGATCAAGGAGCACCGCCCCGAGGTCTACGCCAAGGTCAAGAAGGCCGTGTCGGACGGACGGTTCGTGCCGTCCGGCGGCATGTGGGTCGAGTCCGACACGAACATGCCGGGCTCCGAGGCGATGGCCCGTCAGTTCGTGCACGGGAAGCGGTTCTTCCTCGACGAGTTCGGTGTCGAGAACGACGAGGCATGGCTGCCCGACACCTTCGGCTTCGCCGCCGGTCTGCCGCAGATCATCAAGGCCGCAGGCTCCAAGTGGCTGCTCACCCAGAAGATCTCGTGGAGCCAGACCAACAAGTTCCCGCACCACACCTTCCAGTGGGAAGGCATCGACGGCACCCGGATCTTCACCCACTTCCCGCCCGTCGACACCTACAACTGCTCGATGAAGGGCAGCGAGATCGCCCACGCGGCGAAGAACTTCAAGGACAAGGGCGTCGCCCGGCACTCCCTCGCGCCGACCGGCTGGGGTGACGGAGGCGGCGGCACCACGCGTGAGATGGTCGCGAAGGCGGCCAGGATGCGCAGCCTCGAAGGGTCGGCCACCGTGACCTGGGAGACGCCCGCCGAGTTCTTCACCAAGGCGGAGGCGGAGTACCCGAACGCCCCGGTGTGGGTCGGCGAGCTCTACCTGGAGCTGCACCGCGCCACCCTCACCAGTCAGGCGAGGACCAAACAGGGCAACCGGCGCAGCGAGCACCTGCTGCGCGAGGCCGAGCTGTGGGCCGCCACCGCCGCGGTGCGCAACGGGTTCCCCTACCCGTACGCGGAGCTGGACCGGATCTGGAAGACGGTGCTGCTGCATCAGTTCCACGACATCCTGCCCGGTTCGTCGATCGCCTGGGTGCACCGTGAGGCCGAGAAGACGTACGCGGCCGTCGCCGACGAACTGAACGGCATCGTCGCCGCCGCACAGCGCGCCCTGGCGGGCGACCCCGCATCGGGGGAACTGCTTGTCTTCAACTCCGCGCCGCACACCCGCGGCGGGGTTCCGGCCGGTGGCGCCGGGGCGGTCACGCTCGGCAGCCCCGGCCGGCTCGCACCGCGCGAGGCCGGCGGCTACGTACTCGACAACGGCCTGCTCCAGGTGGAGATCGACGGCCGCGGTCTGGTGGTGTCGGCGTACGACATCGGTGCCGAGCGCGAGACCGTGGCGCCCGGGCAGGCCGCGAACCTCCTGCAGATCCACCCCGACTTCCCGAACATGTGGGACGCCTGGGACGTCGACGCGTTCTACCGCAACACCGTCACGGATCTGACGGAGCTCGACGAGCTCACCCCCGTCGAGGACGAGGGCGCGGTCGGCGTCCGTATCGTCCGCAGCTTCGGCGACTCCCAGGTCACCCAGGTGCTGACGCTCGCCCCGGGCGCCAAGCGGCTCGACATCGACACCGAGGTCGACTGGCACGAGACGGAGAAGTTCCTGAAGGCCGCGTTCCCGCTGGACATCCACGCCGAGCGGTACGCCTCCGAGACGCAGTTCGGGCACTTCTACCGGGCCACCCACACCAACACCAGCTGGGAGGCCGCCAAGTTCGAGGCCTGCAACCACCGCTTCGTCCACCTGGAGGAGCCGGGCTGGGGCGTCGCGCTCGTCAACGACTCGACGTACGGCCACGACGTGACCCGTACCGTACGCGACTCGACCGCCGGGACGACCACCACCGTCCGGGTCTCGCTGCTGCGCGCCCCGCGCTTCCCCGACCCGGAGACCGACCAGGGCGTGCACCGCTTCCGCCACGCGCTCGCGCCGGGCGCCGCGATCGGTGACGCGGTCCGTGAGGGCTTCAGGATCAACCTGCCGGAGCGCCGGGTCACCGGCGACCGTGTGGTGGCACCGCTGGTGACCGTCGACAACGACGCGGTCGTGGTCAGCGCGGTGAAGCTGGCGGACGACGCGAGCGGCGATGTCGTCGTACGGCTCTACGAGTCGACGGGCGGCCGTGCCAGGGTCCGGCTCGGCACCGGCTTCGAGTTCGCCGATCCGAAGCTGACCGATCTGCTGGAGCGGCCGCTCGCCGAGGGGAACGCGCCGGTGCGGGTGGACGGCGGCGTACAGCTGTCGCTGCGCCCGTTCGAGCTGGTCACGGTCCGTCTGACGCGCCGCTGA
- a CDS encoding glycoside hydrolase 5 family protein has translation MPHSPLRFGVNYTPSQGWFHHWLDFDLDAVRADLDSIAGLGLDHIRVFPLWPLFQPNRTLIRPRAVEQLVQLADAAAERGLDVNVDGLQGHLSSFDFLPAWTQTWHRRNIFTDPDVVAGQAEYLRTLAAALADRPNFLGMTLGNEINQFSGPPHPDPDTITPEQAGRWLRTLLDACEEGAPGRLHLHAEYDAAWYQDDHAFTPAHAARIGAVTAVHSWVFNGTAQRHGRTGTATEHHAAYLIELSKAWATDPHRPVWLQEVGAPAPLVPAEHAAAFTEATVVNALDCEDVWGVTWWCSHDVSRSLADFPELEYSLGLLTNDRQVKPAGEAIAGIVADRRGTEYRPAPRTTALVVDTGDDDTAPRRSTCAPGGAFFEAFARLTADGARPTAVLASRAGNQEHLAARGITDVLTPDQVR, from the coding sequence ATGCCTCACTCCCCGCTGCGCTTCGGCGTCAACTACACACCCAGCCAGGGCTGGTTCCACCACTGGCTGGACTTCGACCTCGACGCCGTACGCGCCGACCTGGACTCGATCGCCGGCCTCGGCCTCGACCACATCCGGGTCTTCCCGCTCTGGCCGCTCTTCCAGCCCAACCGCACCCTGATCCGGCCGCGCGCCGTCGAGCAGCTCGTCCAGCTCGCCGACGCCGCGGCCGAGCGCGGCCTCGACGTCAACGTGGACGGACTGCAGGGCCACCTGTCGAGCTTCGACTTCCTGCCCGCGTGGACGCAGACCTGGCACCGGCGCAACATCTTCACCGACCCGGACGTGGTGGCGGGCCAGGCCGAATACCTGCGTACGCTCGCCGCGGCCCTCGCCGACCGGCCCAACTTCCTCGGTATGACCCTGGGCAACGAGATCAATCAGTTCTCCGGCCCCCCGCACCCCGACCCGGACACCATCACCCCCGAACAGGCGGGCCGTTGGCTGCGCACCCTGCTCGACGCCTGCGAGGAGGGAGCGCCTGGCAGGCTCCATCTGCACGCCGAGTACGACGCCGCCTGGTATCAGGACGACCACGCGTTCACGCCCGCCCACGCGGCCCGGATCGGCGCGGTCACCGCCGTGCACTCCTGGGTCTTCAACGGCACCGCCCAACGACACGGCCGCACCGGGACCGCCACCGAGCACCACGCCGCGTATCTGATCGAACTGTCCAAGGCGTGGGCCACCGACCCGCACCGGCCCGTCTGGCTGCAGGAGGTCGGTGCTCCGGCGCCGCTCGTTCCCGCCGAGCACGCGGCCGCGTTCACCGAGGCGACCGTGGTGAACGCACTGGACTGCGAGGACGTGTGGGGCGTCACCTGGTGGTGCTCCCACGACGTGTCCCGGTCGCTGGCCGACTTCCCCGAACTCGAGTACAGCCTCGGCCTGTTGACCAACGACCGGCAGGTCAAGCCGGCCGGCGAGGCCATCGCCGGGATCGTCGCGGACCGGCGGGGCACCGAGTACCGCCCGGCGCCCCGCACCACCGCACTCGTCGTCGACACCGGAGACGACGACACCGCGCCCCGGCGCTCCACATGCGCCCCCGGTGGCGCGTTCTTCGAGGCGTTCGCCCGGCTCACCGCGGACGGGGCCCGGCCCACCGCCGTCCTCGCGAGCCGGGCCGGGAACCAGGAACACCTGGCCGCCCGCGGGATCACCGACGTCCTCACCCCGGATCAGGTCCGCTGA
- a CDS encoding carbohydrate ABC transporter permease, with the protein MSILTLTDADGRRIPVWQLLLRYLLLLAVLALTVGPFLWQLSTSLKGPGEDIFSSPPKFFPGHPTLDNYTRVAETIPVWDYALNSVKVATANVVTNCVGSALAGYALARMRYRGRRAATLAFILAMLVPVEGIIIAQFTTMRELGLNNTLIGVLLPGSVAAMNVLLMRNAFLNLPHEVEEAAFVDGANVWQRFFWIALPSVRGTLAVVAIFAFMGAWDDFLWPLIVLSDPANFTLTIGLNYLHGTFANDERLVAAGTIIAVLPLIVLFACLQRFFFRGVGEGAVKG; encoded by the coding sequence ATGAGCATCCTGACCCTCACCGACGCCGACGGCCGACGCATCCCGGTCTGGCAACTCCTGCTGCGCTACCTCCTGCTGCTCGCCGTACTGGCGCTGACCGTAGGGCCGTTCCTCTGGCAGCTCTCGACCTCCCTCAAGGGACCCGGCGAGGACATCTTCAGCTCACCGCCGAAGTTCTTCCCCGGCCATCCGACCCTGGACAACTACACGCGGGTCGCCGAGACCATCCCGGTCTGGGACTACGCGCTGAACTCCGTCAAGGTGGCGACCGCCAATGTGGTCACCAACTGCGTCGGCTCCGCACTGGCCGGCTACGCGCTGGCCAGGATGCGGTACCGGGGGCGCAGGGCCGCGACGCTGGCGTTCATCCTCGCCATGCTCGTACCCGTCGAGGGCATCATCATCGCCCAGTTCACCACCATGCGTGAGCTCGGTCTGAACAACACCCTGATCGGTGTGCTGCTGCCGGGATCCGTCGCCGCGATGAACGTCCTGCTGATGCGCAACGCGTTCCTCAACCTTCCGCACGAGGTGGAGGAGGCGGCGTTCGTCGACGGCGCGAATGTCTGGCAGCGGTTCTTCTGGATCGCCCTTCCGTCGGTCAGAGGAACCCTCGCCGTCGTGGCGATCTTCGCCTTCATGGGGGCCTGGGACGACTTCCTGTGGCCGCTGATCGTGCTGAGCGACCCGGCGAACTTCACCCTGACCATCGGGCTGAACTATCTGCACGGCACGTTCGCGAACGACGAACGGCTCGTCGCCGCGGGCACGATCATCGCCGTGCTCCCACTGATCGTGCTCTTCGCCTGCCTGCAGCGCTTCTTCTTCCGGGGCGTCGGCGAAGGCGCCGTCAAGGGCTGA
- a CDS encoding carbohydrate ABC transporter permease has translation MASAPIRDTGTAVPAARGARPGDRRSGRGPGHRIRRHLPASPWLFAAPGLLVVGTFSLFPFFSTLVNAFTDRRTLMPGKFVGLANFQELIHDEMFWIGLRNSTLYVVGVVPALVLLPLLLAMLVQRNIPGITFFRSAFYTPVVASIVVVGLIWVWMLDDRGLINAVLEAVGIGRVGFLSDQWLLLLSAMTVTVWKGLGYYMIIYLAALANVPRELHEAASVDGAGAVRRFFTVTVPAVRSTMVLVGALASVAAFKAFSEVYLMAGPSGGPAGEDTTLVMLVQRVGTGLTGRVGYASAISVVIFVVTVALMLLVLRADRKEDA, from the coding sequence ATGGCATCTGCGCCGATCCGGGACACCGGCACAGCGGTACCGGCGGCCCGGGGCGCACGTCCCGGCGACCGCCGGTCCGGCCGGGGCCCCGGCCACCGGATACGCCGCCATCTCCCCGCCAGCCCCTGGCTGTTCGCGGCCCCCGGCCTGCTCGTCGTCGGGACCTTCAGCCTGTTCCCGTTCTTCAGCACCCTGGTCAACGCCTTCACGGACCGCCGGACGCTGATGCCCGGGAAGTTCGTCGGCCTGGCGAACTTCCAGGAGCTGATCCACGACGAGATGTTCTGGATCGGGCTGCGGAACAGCACGCTGTACGTGGTCGGAGTCGTCCCCGCCCTCGTTCTCCTGCCGCTGCTCCTGGCGATGCTCGTCCAGCGGAACATCCCCGGCATCACGTTCTTCCGCTCCGCCTTCTACACCCCCGTCGTCGCCTCCATCGTCGTCGTGGGGCTGATCTGGGTGTGGATGCTCGACGACCGGGGGCTGATCAACGCGGTACTGGAGGCGGTGGGGATCGGCAGGGTCGGCTTCCTGAGCGACCAGTGGCTGCTGCTGCTCAGCGCGATGACGGTCACGGTCTGGAAGGGCCTCGGCTACTACATGATCATCTATCTGGCGGCGCTGGCCAACGTCCCCAGGGAACTGCACGAGGCGGCCTCCGTGGACGGCGCCGGCGCTGTCCGCAGGTTCTTCACCGTGACCGTTCCCGCCGTCCGCTCCACCATGGTCCTCGTCGGGGCGCTGGCCTCGGTCGCCGCCTTCAAGGCGTTCTCCGAGGTCTATCTGATGGCCGGTCCATCCGGCGGCCCGGCCGGTGAGGACACCACCCTGGTGATGCTCGTCCAGCGCGTCGGCACCGGACTGACCGGGCGGGTCGGCTATGCCTCCGCGATCTCCGTCGTCATCTTCGTCGTGACGGTCGCTCTGATGCTCCTGGTGCTCCGCGCCGACCGCAAGGAGGACGCATGA
- a CDS encoding ABC transporter substrate-binding protein: MRISRRAVAAAAVLATVLPLSACGGGSGDSSSDASGKVEGKITFQTWNLQANFKDYFNGVIADFEKKYPGTEVKWVDRPAEGYADKISADAAGGTLPDVVNVSPDLVAPLAKAGLALDLDKAAAKYRKEYLPGAWQSHRIPGMEGTYAFPWYLNTGPLFYNKSLFKDAGLDPEKPPTTYDELFDEGLELATKSKGKVATLANVPTIEDFGRYGGQLMNKEGTGFAFNDAKGVELLTHYKELYDAKALDPQALTATPESSGHKFLTGSVAMNPGSALDLENFKKQAPSLYKNIGITDQISSTGKANMYVMGVMVNAQTKQKPAAVAFAHYVTDATRQMDFAKQVAIFPSTAGSLDDPYFTEEDGTDVTRVRVAAAKSLKTAVNYTPVLFSDQMKTELRNQVAKALQGKQSPKEALDNAVKACDRLLQQS; the protein is encoded by the coding sequence GTGCGTATCTCCCGCAGAGCAGTAGCCGCTGCCGCCGTACTCGCCACCGTCCTGCCGCTGAGCGCCTGCGGAGGAGGGTCCGGCGACAGCTCGTCCGACGCCTCCGGCAAGGTCGAAGGGAAGATCACCTTCCAGACCTGGAACCTGCAGGCGAACTTCAAGGACTACTTCAACGGGGTGATCGCTGACTTCGAGAAGAAGTACCCGGGGACCGAGGTCAAGTGGGTCGACCGGCCGGCCGAGGGCTACGCGGACAAGATCAGCGCCGACGCGGCCGGCGGCACGCTGCCGGACGTCGTCAATGTCTCGCCGGATCTGGTCGCACCACTGGCCAAGGCGGGGCTCGCACTGGACCTCGACAAGGCGGCGGCGAAGTACCGCAAGGAGTACCTGCCGGGCGCCTGGCAGAGCCACCGGATACCGGGCATGGAAGGGACCTACGCCTTCCCCTGGTACCTCAACACCGGACCGCTCTTCTACAACAAGTCCCTCTTCAAGGACGCCGGACTCGACCCCGAGAAGCCGCCGACCACCTACGACGAACTCTTCGACGAAGGTCTGGAACTGGCAACGAAGAGCAAGGGCAAGGTCGCCACGCTGGCCAACGTGCCCACCATCGAGGACTTCGGCCGCTACGGCGGACAGCTGATGAACAAGGAAGGTACGGGCTTCGCCTTCAATGACGCCAAGGGTGTCGAACTGCTCACCCACTACAAGGAGCTGTACGACGCCAAGGCGCTCGACCCGCAGGCGCTGACCGCGACCCCCGAGTCGTCCGGCCACAAGTTCCTCACCGGGTCCGTGGCGATGAACCCGGGCAGCGCACTGGACCTGGAGAACTTCAAGAAGCAGGCCCCGAGTCTCTACAAGAACATCGGGATCACCGACCAGATCAGCAGCACCGGCAAGGCCAACATGTACGTCATGGGCGTCATGGTGAACGCGCAGACGAAGCAGAAGCCGGCAGCCGTGGCCTTCGCCCACTACGTGACCGACGCGACGCGGCAGATGGACTTCGCCAAGCAGGTCGCCATCTTCCCGAGCACCGCCGGATCCCTCGACGACCCTTACTTCACCGAGGAGGACGGCACCGACGTGACCCGGGTCCGGGTCGCCGCCGCCAAGTCCCTCAAGACAGCGGTCAATTACACGCCAGTGCTCTTCAGTGATCAGATGAAGACCGAGCTGCGCAACCAGGTGGCCAAGGCGCTGCAGGGCAAGCAGAGCCCAAAGGAAGCTCTTGACAACGCTGTCAAGGCCTGTGACCGGCTGCTGCAGCAGAGCTGA
- a CDS encoding LacI family DNA-binding transcriptional regulator yields MKDIAQRAGVSESAVSFALNDRPGVSAITRDRIRRVAEQLGWRPSTAARALSGEGSATVGLVVARPAASLGVDSFFLQLISGIQEVLAERQLGLLFQVVEDVEAECAVYRRWWAEHRVDGVLVVDPRTDDPRPGLLDELGLPGVVIGALPGSDTGPHPGLSQVRADDAGAMAAIVGRLHELGHRRIVHIAGLPSLAHTDRRIRSLRIEADRRGLAEAHSVTTDYSDTEGAAVTRRVLEQSTPPTAIIYDNDVMAAAGATVVAGLGRSVPGDVSVVSWEDSALCRLTVPWLTALSRDTVAFGRIAARELTALLDGGAARTVQVPLPGLIERGSTAPAPAAPESGGRD; encoded by the coding sequence ATGAAGGACATCGCCCAGCGCGCCGGTGTGTCGGAGAGCGCCGTCTCCTTCGCGCTCAACGACCGTCCCGGCGTCTCGGCGATCACCCGGGACCGGATCCGGCGCGTCGCCGAACAGCTGGGCTGGCGGCCGAGCACCGCCGCCCGTGCGCTGTCGGGCGAGGGGTCGGCCACCGTGGGGCTGGTGGTGGCGCGCCCGGCGGCGAGCCTGGGCGTCGACTCATTCTTCCTCCAGCTGATCTCCGGCATCCAGGAGGTGCTGGCCGAGCGTCAACTCGGGCTGCTCTTCCAGGTGGTGGAGGATGTGGAGGCCGAGTGCGCCGTCTACCGGCGCTGGTGGGCGGAGCACCGCGTCGACGGGGTGCTCGTCGTCGATCCCCGCACGGACGACCCCCGCCCCGGCCTGCTGGACGAACTCGGGCTGCCGGGAGTCGTGATCGGCGCACTGCCCGGCAGTGACACGGGTCCGCACCCGGGGCTCTCGCAGGTACGCGCGGACGATGCGGGCGCCATGGCGGCGATCGTCGGCCGACTGCACGAGCTGGGCCATCGGCGCATCGTGCACATCGCGGGGCTGCCTTCCCTCGCCCACACCGACCGGCGCATCCGCTCCCTGCGCATCGAGGCCGACCGGCGCGGGCTGGCCGAGGCCCACTCGGTGACCACGGACTACTCCGACACGGAGGGCGCGGCCGTCACCCGCAGAGTGCTGGAACAGTCCACGCCGCCGACCGCGATCATCTACGACAACGATGTGATGGCCGCGGCCGGTGCCACGGTCGTCGCGGGCCTCGGCCGCTCCGTCCCCGGCGATGTCTCGGTCGTGTCGTGGGAGGACTCCGCGCTGTGCCGGCTGACGGTCCCCTGGCTGACCGCGCTGTCCCGGGACACGGTCGCGTTCGGACGGATCGCCGCACGGGAGCTGACCGCACTGCTCGACGGCGGCGCGGCCCGCACCGTGCAGGTACCGCTGCCCGGACTGATCGAGCGCGGAAGTACGGCACCGGCACCGGCGGCCCCTGAGTCGGGCGGGCGTGACTGA
- a CDS encoding PP2C family protein-serine/threonine phosphatase, which yields MRFVITPGQLRRRRPPYGGRLEAAPLAPVILTVLIAALAFSTPREIAVSRLLPAAPALAAAMWPVLPTILLGTFCLLVMVGLSLVYTDLGTPYTAAAIVAVTLAAAYASHVRLQREEALFQIRLVADTAQKVLLRPLPRRIKNIEIESLYLAAQEQARIGGDFYEAADTPYGVRLLIGDVRGKGLSAVGAASAVISCFREAAYDEPDLRGITHRLDTSITRHSATFPAHDLPERFATALIAEIPHGGGHVRLLNCGHPPPLIVHLGEIRVLEPTTPSPPLNLATLIGDHYYVDTVAFAPGDQLLLYTDGVTETRDRTGEFFPLPDWMRRQGPTPPRELLDRLHRALLHYSGGKLNDDIAALAVRCPHTRTPGTLRAGGWRP from the coding sequence ATGCGCTTTGTGATCACGCCCGGGCAGCTGCGGCGCCGTCGTCCTCCCTACGGCGGCCGGCTGGAAGCTGCTCCGCTGGCACCGGTGATCCTTACCGTCCTCATCGCCGCACTGGCGTTCTCCACACCGAGGGAGATCGCCGTCAGCCGCCTCCTGCCCGCCGCACCCGCCCTGGCCGCCGCGATGTGGCCGGTGCTTCCCACAATCCTGCTCGGGACGTTCTGCCTGCTGGTCATGGTCGGCCTCAGCCTCGTGTACACCGACCTGGGGACGCCGTACACGGCGGCCGCGATCGTCGCGGTCACCTTGGCCGCCGCATACGCAAGCCACGTCCGGCTCCAGCGGGAGGAGGCGCTCTTCCAGATCCGGCTCGTCGCCGACACAGCCCAGAAGGTGCTGCTGCGCCCTCTGCCGCGCCGCATCAAGAACATCGAGATCGAGTCGCTGTATCTGGCGGCTCAGGAGCAGGCCCGGATCGGCGGCGACTTCTACGAGGCGGCCGACACACCGTACGGAGTCCGACTGCTCATCGGCGACGTGCGCGGCAAGGGCCTGTCCGCGGTCGGGGCGGCCTCGGCGGTGATCAGCTGCTTCCGGGAGGCCGCATACGACGAGCCCGACCTGAGGGGCATCACCCACCGCCTGGACACCAGCATCACCCGCCACAGCGCCACGTTCCCCGCCCACGACCTGCCGGAGCGCTTCGCCACCGCTCTTATCGCCGAGATCCCGCACGGCGGCGGCCACGTCAGGCTTCTCAACTGCGGGCATCCCCCGCCGCTCATCGTGCACCTCGGGGAGATCCGCGTCCTGGAGCCCACCACTCCCTCACCGCCCCTCAACCTCGCGACACTGATCGGGGACCACTACTACGTCGACACCGTCGCCTTCGCCCCGGGCGACCAGCTGCTGCTCTACACCGACGGCGTAACGGAGACCCGGGACCGCACCGGTGAATTCTTCCCCCTGCCGGACTGGATGCGACGGCAAGGCCCGACGCCGCCCCGCGAGCTGCTCGACCGGCTTCACCGGGCCCTGCTCCACTACAGCGGCGGAAAGCTCAACGACGACATCGCGGCCCTCGCCGTACGGTGCCCGCATACCCGGACTCCGGGAACACTCCGTGCAGGTGGATGGAGGCCGTAG
- a CDS encoding ATP-binding protein — protein sequence MRVRRFAHLYLPACKRSVGQARRALAALVPAGDVADNGKLLVSEAVANAVEHTGSDQVRVLFDHDDASGELVCAVRDSSTHTPVATGAADVDSENGRGLHLIDTLADAWGYLPDSHGKWIWFSLTAAA from the coding sequence ATGCGTGTCCGACGCTTTGCCCACCTGTACCTCCCCGCCTGCAAGCGCTCCGTCGGCCAGGCCCGCCGCGCCCTGGCGGCTCTGGTTCCCGCCGGCGACGTCGCCGACAACGGGAAGCTGCTGGTCTCCGAAGCGGTCGCCAACGCCGTCGAGCACACCGGCAGCGACCAGGTACGGGTCCTCTTCGACCACGACGACGCCTCCGGCGAACTCGTCTGCGCCGTCCGCGACAGCAGCACCCACACCCCCGTTGCCACCGGAGCGGCCGATGTGGACTCCGAGAACGGCCGCGGCCTGCACCTCATCGACACACTCGCGGACGCCTGGGGCTACCTCCCCGACAGCCACGGCAAATGGATCTGGTTCAGTCTCACCGCCGCAGCGTGA
- a CDS encoding response regulator transcription factor, producing the protein MIKVLLVDDDPYVRHGLRTILQSDPDIEVTAEAGDGRQGVEAARAHACDVALVDIRMPHMDGLAATRALLALPAPPAVVILTTFRLDEYVAEAVQAGAAGFLLKDTPPTELVRAVHTVAGGDAMLSPEVTRQLLDTVRRVQHTVSADERTRLASLTPREGEVLVLLAQGMSNADIAKHLFASESTVKMHVSRILAKLAVENRVQAALLARNANLGQD; encoded by the coding sequence GTGATCAAGGTGCTGCTCGTGGACGACGACCCCTACGTCCGTCATGGGCTGCGGACCATCCTGCAGAGCGACCCGGACATCGAGGTCACCGCCGAGGCCGGCGACGGGCGTCAGGGCGTCGAGGCGGCCCGCGCCCACGCATGTGATGTGGCTCTGGTCGACATCCGCATGCCGCACATGGACGGTCTGGCCGCCACCCGGGCCCTACTGGCACTCCCCGCCCCGCCGGCCGTGGTGATCCTGACGACGTTCCGGCTGGACGAGTACGTGGCGGAGGCCGTGCAGGCGGGCGCCGCGGGGTTCCTGCTCAAGGACACCCCGCCCACCGAACTGGTTCGTGCGGTACACACCGTGGCGGGCGGCGATGCGATGCTCTCCCCCGAGGTGACCCGGCAGCTCTTGGACACGGTGCGCCGCGTGCAGCACACCGTCAGCGCGGACGAGCGCACGAGGCTGGCTTCGCTGACACCGCGCGAAGGGGAGGTCCTGGTCCTGCTCGCCCAGGGCATGTCCAACGCCGACATCGCCAAGCACCTCTTCGCCAGCGAGAGCACCGTCAAGATGCACGTCAGCCGCATCCTGGCCAAGCTGGCGGTCGAGAACCGGGTCCAGGCGGCGCTTCTCGCCCGCAACGCGAACCTCGGCCAGGACTGA